The proteins below are encoded in one region of Spirochaetota bacterium:
- the mraZ gene encoding division/cell wall cluster transcriptional repressor MraZ yields MFMGEYNPTLDDKGRVAIPVKLRKAFGENAVINKLVLTYGFDRCIMAFREEDWERFVREKLVPLPQSNPTNRNWVRHLMGGARDQELDKQGRIIIPASHLEYAQIRSEVTILGLNDKIEIWSTDIYNGVRPDQDSLNALAVDLGV; encoded by the coding sequence ATGTTTATGGGCGAATACAATCCCACCCTGGATGATAAAGGCAGGGTCGCGATTCCGGTGAAGCTCCGCAAGGCCTTCGGGGAGAACGCCGTCATCAACAAGCTGGTGCTCACCTACGGCTTCGACCGGTGCATCATGGCATTCAGGGAAGAGGATTGGGAGCGCTTCGTGCGGGAGAAGCTGGTGCCCCTTCCGCAGTCAAACCCCACGAACAGGAACTGGGTCCGCCATCTGATGGGCGGCGCGCGGGACCAGGAGCTGGACAAGCAGGGGAGGATCATCATCCCCGCCAGCCATCTTGAGTACGCGCAGATCAGGAGCGAGGTCACGATCCTGGGTCTCAACGACAAGATCGAGATCTGGTCCACGGATATCTACAACGGCGTACGGCCCGATCAGGATTCGCTGAACGCCCTTGCGGTGGACCTCGGCGTATAG
- the rsmH gene encoding 16S rRNA (cytosine(1402)-N(4))-methyltransferase RsmH, giving the protein MRYVHIPVMPREIIRFIEDSAHRGTGMLVDCTAGEGGHSELFLERFADLTVTAFDRDSEILEKARERLGRYGNRINFINDNFTDLYKHLDQLRGRVNYFLYDFGISSFHYEESGRGFGFAKDERLDMRLDESAESAYGIVNSADERTLADIIFRFGEERWSRRIASAIVRERKIRPVETSGELAEIVLHAIPKKFHVKNIHPATRVFQALRIAANDELAAIGKSLDQAHRLLSPGGRIMAISFHSLEDRIVKEKFRRMARGCSCSEEPRDCRCEETPDVKLLTKKPLRPEVDEIEGNSRARSARLRVCEKIMEAQSSSTLS; this is encoded by the coding sequence GTGCGGTACGTTCATATTCCGGTCATGCCGAGGGAGATCATCCGCTTCATCGAGGATTCGGCGCACCGGGGAACGGGAATGCTGGTGGACTGCACGGCCGGGGAAGGGGGTCATTCTGAGTTGTTCCTGGAGCGGTTCGCGGACCTCACGGTCACGGCCTTCGACAGGGACAGCGAGATACTCGAAAAGGCGCGGGAGAGGCTGGGGCGTTATGGAAACCGAATTAATTTCATTAACGATAATTTTACTGATCTGTATAAGCATCTGGACCAATTGAGGGGACGGGTGAATTACTTCTTGTACGATTTCGGGATTTCCTCGTTTCACTACGAGGAGAGCGGCCGGGGGTTCGGCTTTGCGAAGGATGAAAGGCTTGACATGAGGTTGGATGAAAGCGCAGAGAGCGCCTACGGCATTGTGAACAGCGCCGACGAAAGAACGCTGGCCGATATCATCTTCCGCTTCGGCGAGGAGCGGTGGTCGCGGAGGATAGCGTCCGCCATCGTGCGCGAGAGGAAAATCAGGCCCGTGGAGACCAGCGGCGAGCTGGCGGAGATAGTGCTCCACGCCATTCCGAAGAAATTCCACGTGAAGAACATCCACCCCGCGACGCGGGTGTTCCAGGCCCTGCGGATCGCGGCGAACGACGAGCTCGCCGCCATCGGGAAGAGCCTGGACCAGGCGCACCGCCTCCTTTCTCCCGGCGGAAGGATCATGGCGATCTCCTTCCACTCCCTGGAAGACCGCATCGTGAAGGAAAAATTCCGCCGCATGGCGCGGGGCTGCTCCTGCTCAGAGGAGCCGCGGGACTGCCGCTGCGAGGAAACGCCCGATGTAAAACTATTGACGAAAAAACCTCTTCGCCCTGAAGTAGACGAAATTGAAGGCAACAGCCGGGCCCGGAGCGCCCGTCTCCGGGTCTGCGAAAAGATAATGGAGGCTCAGTCATCAAGTACGTTATCATAA
- a CDS encoding UDP-N-acetylmuramoyl-L-alanyl-D-glutamate--2,6-diaminopimelate ligase, whose product MLNNNGNIKISIADLAGQSCGVAEVAAGGATVVSSVEYDSRRVKKGSLFIAVEGFTSDGHRFVDTAVDNGAAAVCVAKDRAGDFGWLKDRGVGVMETSDTRTALSRLSAAFFGFPSRSMLAIGITGTNGKTSITYMLESILKRHGLNPGVIGTINYRWGGREFPAANTTPESRDLQEILYRMKKDGVDAVVMEVSSHALELRRADDIDFDAAVFTNLTRDHLDFHHDFEHYFSAKKRLFTLLENSYKKGRCAIVNADDPYGREICMIKNHYSYPVKSFGIETESDYMPLAGTIRNTLDGLSYRLGRPEAGVAVDLALLGTFQLYNSLAALAVAHQMGVSFADIIAGLADLENVPGRFDVLKTGKGFIAIVDYAHTVDALQKLLKSVNELEHGRVITVFGCGGDRDRTKRPLMGKAAEENSDLVIVTSDNPRTEDPALIIGEITAGLSGSNHEIIPDREEAIARAMNEAREGDIVVIAGKGHEDYQIIGAEKRHFDDKEVAARCLQETVR is encoded by the coding sequence ATGCTCAATAACAATGGCAACATAAAAATCTCCATTGCCGACCTGGCCGGCCAGAGCTGCGGCGTTGCCGAAGTTGCCGCGGGCGGCGCTACCGTCGTGTCGTCGGTGGAATACGATTCGCGCAGGGTCAAAAAGGGAAGCCTCTTCATCGCCGTCGAGGGATTCACCAGCGACGGCCACCGCTTCGTCGACACCGCCGTCGATAACGGCGCCGCCGCCGTCTGCGTCGCGAAGGACCGCGCCGGGGATTTCGGCTGGCTGAAGGATCGCGGCGTCGGCGTCATGGAAACCTCCGACACCAGGACGGCCCTTTCGCGACTGTCGGCCGCCTTCTTCGGCTTTCCCTCCCGCTCCATGCTGGCCATCGGCATCACCGGCACCAACGGCAAGACCTCCATCACCTACATGCTGGAGTCGATCCTTAAGCGCCATGGCCTCAATCCCGGCGTCATCGGAACCATCAACTACCGGTGGGGCGGCAGGGAATTCCCGGCGGCGAACACCACGCCGGAATCGCGCGACCTCCAGGAGATCCTCTATCGCATGAAGAAGGACGGCGTCGACGCCGTGGTCATGGAAGTGTCGTCCCACGCGCTGGAGCTCCGGCGGGCCGATGACATCGATTTCGACGCCGCCGTGTTCACCAACCTCACCAGGGACCACCTTGACTTCCATCACGATTTCGAGCATTATTTCAGCGCCAAGAAGAGGCTCTTCACTCTCCTCGAGAACAGCTACAAGAAGGGGCGCTGCGCCATCGTCAACGCGGACGATCCCTACGGCCGCGAGATATGCATGATCAAGAACCATTACTCCTACCCGGTAAAGAGCTTCGGCATAGAGACCGAGTCGGATTACATGCCCCTGGCAGGGACCATCAGGAACACCCTGGACGGCCTGAGCTACCGCCTGGGCCGTCCCGAGGCGGGGGTGGCAGTGGACCTCGCGCTCCTGGGCACCTTCCAGCTTTACAATTCCCTGGCTGCGCTCGCCGTGGCGCACCAGATGGGCGTCTCCTTCGCGGACATCATCGCCGGCCTGGCGGACCTTGAGAACGTTCCGGGCCGATTCGACGTCCTCAAGACCGGCAAGGGCTTCATCGCCATCGTCGATTACGCCCATACCGTGGACGCCCTCCAGAAGCTCCTGAAATCCGTGAACGAGCTGGAGCATGGCCGGGTCATCACCGTGTTCGGCTGCGGCGGGGACCGCGACCGGACCAAGCGGCCCCTGATGGGTAAGGCGGCCGAGGAGAACTCCGACCTAGTCATCGTCACCAGCGACAATCCCCGCACCGAGGACCCGGCCCTGATCATCGGCGAGATAACAGCAGGCCTTTCGGGGAGCAACCATGAAATCATACCGGACCGGGAGGAAGCGATCGCCCGGGCCATGAACGAGGCCCGCGAGGGCGATATCGTCGTCATCGCCGGCAAGGGCCACGAGGACTACCAGATCATCGGCGCCGAGAAGCGTCACTTCGACGACAAGGAAGTGGCCGCGCGGTGTTTGCAGGAGACGGTCAGGTGA
- a CDS encoding UDP-N-acetylmuramoyl-tripeptide--D-alanyl-D-alanine ligase, which produces MIVSCATTAGRIAEAARGRLTSGDPSTAIETISTDSREIGAKGLFIPLVGEKFDGHDYIRPLSENRSISSYLTMKEGFTDIASSRGIAEIRCEDTLRALGSIGARHRDEIDPIVIGITGTNGKTTTKELVYAILSARKSCLKNVKNYNNEIGVPMTLLGLAPGHEMAVIEMGMNHPGELDRLSNIARPDLALITNVGEGHLEFLGSVENVASAKSEIMHGMRPGSTLLVNRDMDCLDIVMAGARKSDLVVKSFGLSDRADIRPDSYRLYHDSLTVLFRGVEISVPLYGIHNVYNVMAAVAVAAQYGIGPEAVRDSLAGFVNVDGRSQIIDRGFLVINDSYNANPLSLRYALRSTAEIFPERRKIAVLSDMKELGEASRRCHTECGAAVKENKFDMLLVWGDMAGCYAEGARQAGFDPDRIQRFETKDELSRYVRTIADENDVILVKGSRSMKMEDVVSALAGREE; this is translated from the coding sequence GTGATAGTGAGCTGCGCGACAACAGCGGGCAGGATAGCGGAGGCGGCCCGGGGCCGTCTCACCAGCGGCGATCCCTCCACCGCGATAGAGACCATCTCCACCGATTCCCGCGAGATCGGCGCGAAGGGACTTTTCATCCCCCTGGTGGGCGAGAAGTTCGACGGCCACGACTACATCCGGCCCCTGTCGGAGAACAGGAGCATCTCCTCCTACCTGACCATGAAGGAGGGCTTCACGGATATCGCGTCGAGCCGCGGCATCGCCGAGATCCGGTGCGAGGACACCCTGCGGGCCCTGGGATCGATAGGGGCCCGGCACCGCGACGAGATCGACCCGATAGTTATCGGCATCACCGGCACCAACGGCAAGACCACCACCAAGGAGCTGGTCTACGCCATCCTGAGCGCCCGGAAAAGCTGCCTCAAGAACGTGAAAAACTATAACAACGAGATCGGCGTGCCCATGACCCTCCTGGGTCTCGCGCCCGGCCATGAAATGGCCGTGATAGAGATGGGGATGAACCACCCGGGCGAGCTCGACCGCCTCTCGAACATAGCCAGGCCCGACCTGGCCCTCATCACCAACGTGGGCGAGGGGCACCTGGAGTTCCTGGGCTCGGTCGAGAACGTTGCCTCGGCCAAGTCCGAGATCATGCACGGCATGCGGCCCGGATCGACCCTCCTGGTGAACCGCGACATGGACTGTCTCGATATCGTCATGGCCGGGGCCCGGAAGAGCGACCTGGTGGTGAAGAGCTTCGGCCTTTCCGACAGGGCCGATATCCGCCCCGATTCGTACCGCCTCTACCACGACAGCCTGACCGTCCTGTTCCGCGGCGTCGAGATATCCGTGCCGCTCTACGGCATTCACAACGTGTACAACGTCATGGCCGCCGTGGCCGTCGCCGCCCAGTACGGCATCGGGCCCGAGGCGGTCAGGGATTCACTGGCGGGCTTCGTCAACGTCGACGGCCGGAGCCAGATCATCGACCGGGGCTTCCTCGTGATCAACGACAGCTACAACGCCAATCCCCTGTCCCTGCGCTACGCCCTCCGCTCCACCGCCGAGATCTTCCCGGAGCGGAGAAAGATCGCCGTCCTGTCCGACATGAAGGAGCTGGGCGAGGCGTCGCGGCGCTGCCATACCGAGTGCGGCGCCGCCGTGAAAGAAAATAAATTTGACATGCTCCTGGTTTGGGGCGATATGGCCGGATGCTACGCCGAGGGCGCCCGCCAGGCCGGTTTTGATCCTGACAGGATACAGCGGTTTGAAACGAAGGACGAATTGTCCCGCTATGTGCGTACCATTGCCGATGAAAACGACGTTATTCTGGTCAAGGGGTCGCGGTCGATGAAGATGGAAGACGTGGTCAGCGCCCTGGCCGGAAGAGAGGAGTGA
- a CDS encoding phospho-N-acetylmuramoyl-pentapeptide-transferase — translation MFYHFLVPLKEQLGFLRLFQYITFRSAYAALTALLLVLILGSLVIRWLQMLKLGEEIRTLGPESHKKKAGTPTMGGIIIIGAVLISIALWGNFSSVYLVTLIVATVLLGGLGFADDYIKSILKRKEGVSARMKLLVQVLIALAVALVIYYLPSNKAEATTLYVPFINEEIADLGLLWVVFAAVVIVSATNAVNLTDGLDGLAIGSVMTVGVSLGIMAYLAGHAKIAAYLRIPYVPEAAELTVFLAALMGAAIGFLWFNSNPATVFMGDTGSLALGGIVGIVAVMIKKEIFLFIVGGVFVMEVLSVIIQVASFKIRGKRVFKMAPFHHHLELSGWPEQKVVVRMWILGIILAILGMSSLKIL, via the coding sequence ATGTTTTATCATTTTTTAGTGCCGCTGAAAGAACAACTGGGCTTCCTGAGGCTGTTCCAGTACATCACCTTCAGGTCGGCCTACGCGGCGCTCACGGCGCTGCTCCTGGTCCTCATCCTGGGAAGCCTGGTGATCCGCTGGCTTCAGATGCTCAAGCTCGGCGAGGAGATCAGGACCCTGGGACCGGAGAGCCACAAGAAGAAGGCCGGCACGCCCACCATGGGCGGCATTATCATCATTGGCGCGGTCCTCATCTCGATCGCCCTGTGGGGTAATTTTTCCAGCGTCTACCTGGTCACCCTGATCGTCGCGACGGTCCTTCTCGGCGGCCTCGGCTTCGCCGACGATTACATCAAATCGATACTGAAAAGAAAAGAAGGGGTCTCGGCCCGGATGAAGCTCCTGGTCCAGGTCCTTATCGCCCTGGCGGTGGCACTGGTCATCTATTATCTTCCTTCGAATAAAGCCGAGGCGACGACCCTCTATGTGCCCTTCATCAACGAGGAAATCGCCGACCTGGGTCTCCTCTGGGTGGTTTTCGCCGCGGTGGTGATTGTCTCCGCCACCAACGCCGTCAACCTGACGGACGGCCTTGACGGCCTGGCCATCGGCTCGGTCATGACCGTGGGCGTGAGCCTCGGCATCATGGCGTACCTGGCGGGCCACGCCAAGATCGCGGCCTATCTCAGGATTCCCTATGTTCCGGAGGCGGCGGAGCTCACGGTGTTCCTGGCCGCCCTCATGGGCGCGGCCATCGGCTTTCTCTGGTTCAACAGCAACCCGGCCACGGTCTTCATGGGGGACACCGGTTCCCTCGCCCTGGGCGGCATCGTCGGTATCGTGGCGGTCATGATCAAAAAAGAAATATTTCTCTTCATCGTCGGCGGGGTCTTCGTCATGGAGGTCCTCTCGGTGATCATACAGGTGGCGTCCTTCAAGATCAGGGGCAAGCGGGTCTTCAAGATGGCGCCCTTTCACCATCACCTGGAGCTGTCCGGGTGGCCGGAGCAGAAGGTGGTGGTGCGGATGTGGATACTCGGGATCATACTGGCGATTTTAGGAATGAGTTCGCTGAAGATATTGTAG
- the murD gene encoding UDP-N-acetylmuramoyl-L-alanine--D-glutamate ligase, producing MRKSILIIEKMKGNNNIHKALVVGLGYRTGLAVSNFLAAREIAVVASDSKSEADLSDVLSKLDPTVRVVAGAQDPALLDGGFDAVILSPGVPKTIPLVAEAGRRGIPVMAEVELAFRHMKGSVVGITGTDGKSTTTALTGHVFHELGIDTHVGGNIGIPLVSFVDKTNDESVVVAELSSFQLETIVDFRPDVAALLNVTPDHLDRYDGMEEYLEAKMRIAMNQDGGDYFIYNRDDVMSSRSSSRVKSRVLSFSIETGDADIFYRDGAVYLRDDGRKVLETGRMKVLGLHNVQNAMVAILAARAVLAKRGKEADFDAIAEAVYSFPGLEHRLERIGVFQGREFINDSKATTVNAVLTALRSFPGMGVLILGGRTKGDDYSRLKIGLEGKIRSIVLIGESKEYFAKILGGFRHVFAESLDDAVVKAMRESREGDVVLLSPACASFDMFKNYEERGMEFAKSFRRLESGALSWT from the coding sequence TTGAGAAAGAGTATACTGATAATAGAAAAAATGAAAGGCAACAACAACATACATAAGGCCCTCGTGGTCGGACTGGGATACCGCACAGGTTTGGCGGTTTCAAACTTCCTCGCGGCCCGGGAGATCGCCGTGGTCGCCTCCGACAGCAAGAGCGAGGCGGACCTTTCCGACGTGCTCAGCAAGCTCGATCCCACGGTGCGGGTCGTCGCCGGCGCCCAGGACCCGGCCCTGCTCGACGGCGGCTTTGACGCGGTCATACTGTCGCCGGGCGTGCCGAAGACCATCCCCCTGGTGGCGGAAGCGGGCAGGCGGGGCATCCCCGTAATGGCGGAAGTGGAGCTCGCCTTCAGGCACATGAAGGGAAGCGTCGTCGGCATAACCGGCACGGACGGTAAATCCACCACCACGGCCCTCACCGGCCACGTGTTCCATGAGCTCGGCATCGACACCCACGTGGGCGGGAACATCGGCATACCCCTGGTCTCCTTCGTCGATAAAACGAACGATGAATCGGTGGTGGTGGCTGAGCTCTCGTCGTTCCAGCTGGAGACCATCGTGGACTTCAGGCCGGACGTGGCCGCCCTTTTGAACGTGACGCCGGACCACCTTGACCGCTATGACGGCATGGAAGAGTATCTCGAAGCCAAGATGAGGATCGCCATGAACCAGGACGGCGGCGATTATTTCATTTATAACAGGGACGATGTAATGAGCTCCCGCAGCTCCTCACGGGTGAAGTCCAGGGTCCTTTCCTTTTCCATTGAGACAGGGGACGCCGACATCTTCTACCGCGACGGCGCGGTCTACCTCAGGGACGACGGCCGGAAGGTTCTCGAGACCGGCCGGATGAAGGTCCTGGGGCTCCATAACGTGCAGAACGCCATGGTGGCGATCCTCGCGGCCCGAGCGGTCCTGGCCAAGCGGGGAAAAGAGGCCGACTTCGACGCCATCGCCGAAGCGGTCTATTCCTTCCCGGGGCTTGAGCACCGCCTGGAGCGGATCGGCGTGTTCCAGGGGAGGGAATTCATCAACGATTCCAAGGCCACCACGGTCAACGCGGTCCTCACGGCCCTCCGGAGCTTCCCCGGCATGGGCGTCCTCATACTGGGGGGCAGGACCAAGGGCGATGATTATTCCCGGTTGAAGATCGGCCTGGAGGGGAAGATACGGTCAATTGTGCTGATCGGCGAATCAAAGGAATATTTTGCGAAGATACTGGGCGGCTTCCGCCACGTTTTCGCCGAGTCGCTGGATGACGCGGTGGTGAAGGCGATGCGGGAGAGCAGGGAGGGCGACGTGGTGCTTCTTTCGCCGGCCTGCGCATCCTTTGACATGTTCAAAAATTACGAGGAGCGGGGAATGGAGTTCGCCAAATCCTTCCGCCGCCTGGAGAGCGGGGCCTTATCGTGGACCTGA
- the ftsW gene encoding putative lipid II flippase FtsW codes for MDLKSVIDIRRLREPDMILFVVILSLTGIGIAMSYSASAVYALKVFGDPYYFLKKQLLWFVIGFIFMLVFMRIDYRLYMKHTKVMLLASFVMLTLVLIPGIGHSAKGSVRWLGIGPAAFQPAEFVKICVVIYLAKVFSSEAEDNFVRLLIPVIIVSVIFLMIIVQPDFGTAIDILIVSVFILFVSGFPFTYLFTLFILSIPMFYLMIYLVQYRKDRVVAYLDPWAYRYGIGYHIIQSFIAFKKGGFFGVGLGNGTQKLSRLPEPHTDFIYAVIGEEAGLLGTVLIVLLFAAVLWRGIVVSTEAQDNFGRLLAVGLSLMIVVQAFINMGVVTGALPTKGIPMPFISYGGSSLLSNMIAAGILLNVSRYRGALKQDMKLFEEVWQ; via the coding sequence GTGGACCTGAAATCAGTCATAGACATACGGCGCCTGAGAGAGCCGGACATGATCCTCTTCGTGGTGATACTGTCCCTCACCGGGATCGGCATCGCCATGAGCTACAGCGCCAGCGCCGTGTACGCCCTCAAGGTCTTCGGCGACCCGTATTATTTTCTAAAGAAGCAGCTCCTCTGGTTCGTCATCGGCTTCATCTTCATGCTTGTATTCATGCGGATCGATTACCGCCTCTACATGAAGCACACCAAGGTGATGCTGCTCGCCTCCTTCGTAATGCTCACCCTGGTGCTGATACCCGGCATCGGGCACAGCGCCAAGGGGTCGGTGCGGTGGCTCGGAATCGGCCCGGCCGCGTTCCAGCCGGCAGAATTCGTGAAGATCTGCGTGGTCATCTACCTGGCAAAGGTCTTTTCCTCAGAGGCTGAAGACAACTTCGTGCGGCTCCTGATCCCGGTCATCATCGTATCAGTCATTTTCCTGATGATCATCGTGCAGCCCGATTTCGGCACCGCCATAGATATCCTTATCGTGTCGGTGTTCATCCTTTTCGTGTCGGGATTCCCCTTCACCTACCTCTTCACGCTCTTTATCCTGAGCATCCCGATGTTCTACCTGATGATATACCTGGTGCAGTACCGGAAAGACCGGGTCGTCGCTTATCTGGACCCCTGGGCGTACCGCTACGGCATCGGTTACCATATAATACAGTCCTTCATAGCTTTCAAGAAGGGCGGGTTCTTCGGCGTGGGCCTGGGGAACGGGACCCAGAAGCTTTCCCGGCTCCCGGAGCCCCATACCGATTTCATCTACGCCGTCATCGGCGAGGAAGCGGGGCTCCTGGGCACGGTGCTCATCGTGCTCCTCTTCGCGGCGGTGCTCTGGCGCGGGATCGTCGTTTCGACGGAGGCGCAGGACAATTTCGGCAGGCTCCTTGCCGTGGGGCTTTCGCTCATGATCGTGGTGCAGGCCTTCATCAACATGGGCGTGGTCACCGGCGCCCTGCCGACCAAGGGCATCCCGATGCCCTTTATCAGTTACGGCGGGTCGTCGCTCCTTTCCAACATGATCGCGGCGGGAATACTGCTGAACGTGTCCCGCTACCGCGGGGCCCTGAAGCAGGACATGAAACTATTTGAAGAGGTATGGCAGTGA
- the murG gene encoding undecaprenyldiphospho-muramoylpentapeptide beta-N-acetylglucosaminyltransferase yields the protein MNDISVLIVAGGTGGHISPGIALYEAFQDAGVRALFLSGKRDARFSSLNDIAADDLRLYRAPSFSKNPGKLLLFPVLFGAAILSVRKIVRKNNVRAIIGMGGYVSAPALMAAKLFKVPLFVCEQNSVPGKVTRFFEKHAVRVFGTFRGATEYLKFKDKYLLAGNPIRKKVLVDAKKEEARKTFHLGHSRKVVLVIGGSQGAVRINELVFGLKKDFSDELKNVGFIWSTGDFSYQTYKDKINTEIEEGSVYLSPFIDKVGLAYRAADVAISRSGAGVMMELAAMGVPSIQIPYPFAADNHQDKNADEFVQAGAAVKVTNADAVPEKVMPVLHDLMNNPRALERMSKKALDAAMVNAAETIVKEIVKHVS from the coding sequence ATGAATGATATAAGCGTACTTATAGTGGCGGGCGGCACCGGCGGGCATATCAGCCCCGGCATCGCCCTGTACGAGGCGTTTCAGGACGCCGGCGTCCGGGCTCTCTTCCTTTCGGGGAAGCGCGACGCTCGGTTTTCCTCCCTTAATGATATCGCGGCGGATGACCTCCGCCTCTACCGGGCGCCGTCCTTCTCGAAGAACCCCGGGAAGCTCCTCCTGTTCCCGGTCCTTTTCGGCGCCGCCATCCTCTCGGTGCGGAAGATCGTAAGGAAGAACAACGTACGCGCCATCATCGGCATGGGCGGGTACGTGTCGGCGCCGGCCCTGATGGCCGCGAAGCTCTTCAAGGTGCCCCTGTTCGTATGCGAGCAGAACTCGGTGCCGGGCAAGGTGACGCGGTTCTTCGAAAAGCACGCGGTGCGGGTCTTCGGGACCTTTCGGGGCGCCACCGAATACCTGAAGTTCAAGGATAAGTACCTGCTGGCCGGGAACCCGATCCGGAAAAAGGTGCTGGTGGACGCGAAGAAGGAGGAGGCGCGCAAGACCTTCCACCTCGGCCATAGCAGGAAAGTGGTGCTGGTCATCGGCGGGAGCCAGGGGGCGGTGCGCATCAACGAGCTGGTCTTCGGCCTGAAGAAGGATTTTTCCGATGAGCTCAAGAACGTCGGCTTCATCTGGAGCACCGGCGATTTTTCATACCAGACCTACAAGGACAAGATCAACACTGAAATAGAAGAGGGCTCGGTGTACCTGTCGCCCTTTATCGATAAGGTGGGCCTGGCCTACCGGGCCGCCGACGTGGCCATCTCCCGGTCGGGCGCCGGGGTCATGATGGAGCTGGCGGCGATGGGCGTGCCATCGATCCAGATACCCTATCCCTTCGCCGCGGACAACCACCAGGACAAGAATGCCGACGAGTTCGTCCAGGCCGGGGCCGCGGTCAAGGTCACCAACGCCGACGCGGTGCCTGAAAAGGTGATGCCGGTGCTCCACGACCTGATGAACAATCCCCGGGCCCTGGAACGCATGTCGAAAAAGGCCCTGGATGCGGCCATGGTGAATGCCGCGGAGACGATCGTGAAGGAAATTGTGAAACATGTTTCGTAA
- a CDS encoding UDP-N-acetylmuramate--L-alanine ligase, producing the protein MFRKSKKMHFIGIGGIGMSGIAEILINMGYEVSGSDLNESEQTRRLASLGATVFIGHFPSNISDYHVVVTSSAISQSNPELIEARKRRIPVIHRSEMLAELVRMKYGIGVAGTHGKTTITSMLSYVLFHCGMNPTAVVGGKVLNFNTNARTGEGDYIVFEADESDGSFLKLLPCIGIVSNIDADHLDYYKYFQGLKDAFLTYINTIPFYGYSVLCIDDNTVREILPKVERPYYTYGLSEDADFRAVDIRMENGMTRYRCLYRNEPMGEFSINQLGSHNAVNSLSVIAVALELGLSADAIREGLAGFRGVGRRLELVGEAAGVRVYDDYGHHPTEIRATLEAVKKLGRRTVVVFQPHRYTRTQLLWDEFGQCFANADLLLLTEIYPAGEAPIDGVSSRLIQEAVVKHEGRTVEIVQRFEEIPGCVASMVRDEDIVLTLGAGDIYKAGTRIMEEIKKRAH; encoded by the coding sequence ATGTTTCGTAAATCTAAAAAAATGCATTTCATAGGGATCGGCGGCATCGGCATGAGCGGCATCGCCGAGATCCTGATCAACATGGGATACGAGGTGTCCGGATCCGACCTGAACGAGTCGGAACAGACCCGGCGGCTCGCCTCCCTCGGCGCCACGGTGTTCATCGGCCATTTCCCGTCCAACATCAGCGATTACCACGTGGTGGTCACCTCCAGCGCCATCAGCCAGAGCAACCCGGAGCTGATCGAGGCCCGGAAGAGGAGGATCCCGGTGATCCACCGGTCGGAGATGCTGGCGGAGCTGGTGCGGATGAAGTACGGCATCGGCGTCGCCGGTACCCACGGCAAGACCACCATCACCTCCATGCTCTCCTACGTGCTCTTCCACTGCGGCATGAACCCCACGGCAGTGGTGGGGGGCAAGGTCCTGAACTTCAACACCAACGCGAGGACGGGCGAGGGCGACTACATCGTGTTCGAGGCCGACGAATCGGACGGCTCCTTCCTGAAGCTCCTGCCCTGCATCGGCATCGTCTCCAACATCGACGCGGACCATCTCGACTACTACAAGTATTTCCAGGGGCTGAAGGATGCCTTCCTGACATACATCAACACCATTCCCTTTTACGGCTACTCGGTCCTCTGCATAGACGACAACACCGTGCGGGAGATCCTCCCGAAGGTGGAGAGGCCCTATTACACCTACGGCCTCTCCGAGGACGCGGATTTCCGGGCGGTGGACATCCGCATGGAGAACGGCATGACCCGCTACCGCTGCCTCTACCGGAACGAGCCGATGGGCGAGTTTTCCATCAACCAGCTGGGGAGCCACAACGCGGTCAACTCCCTGTCGGTCATCGCAGTGGCCCTGGAGCTGGGCCTGTCGGCCGACGCCATCCGGGAGGGCCTCGCCGGGTTCCGCGGCGTGGGGCGACGCCTCGAGCTCGTCGGCGAGGCCGCCGGCGTCCGCGTCTATGACGATTACGGCCACCATCCCACGGAGATCCGGGCCACCCTGGAAGCGGTGAAGAAGCTGGGGCGGCGCACCGTAGTGGTGTTCCAGCCGCACCGGTACACCCGCACGCAGCTCCTCTGGGACGAGTTCGGCCAGTGCTTCGCCAACGCGGACCTGCTCCTCCTCACGGAGATCTATCCCGCCGGGGAGGCGCCCATCGACGGCGTGTCGTCGCGGCTCATCCAGGAGGCGGTGGTGAAGCACGAGGGGCGCACGGTGGAGATCGTGCAGCGCTTCGAGGAAATACCGGGATGCGTGGCCTCCATGGTCCGGGACGAGGACATCGTCCTGACCCTGGGAGCCGGAGATATCTATAAAGCGGGAACGCGCATCATGGAAGAAATCAAGAAGAGGGCGCACTGA